A stretch of the Bacillus sp. FJAT-18017 genome encodes the following:
- a CDS encoding electron transfer flavoprotein subunit beta/FixA family protein produces MNIFVLMKRTFDTEEKISISGGKINEDGAEFIINPYDEYAIEEAIRVRDAQGGEVTVVSVGSEEAEKQLRTALAMGADKAVLINTEDDVENGDQFTTAKILAEFLKDKDADLILGGNVAIDGGSGQVGPRVAELLDIPYVTTITKLEINGGTVTVTRDVEGDSEVVETSLPLLVTAQQGLNDPRYPSLPGIMKAKKKPLEELELDDLDLEEDDVEAKTKTIEIYLPPKKEAGRVLQGELADQVKELVQLLHSEAKVV; encoded by the coding sequence ATGAATATTTTTGTATTAATGAAAAGAACGTTCGATACTGAAGAAAAAATTTCAATATCGGGCGGAAAAATCAACGAGGATGGAGCCGAATTCATCATCAACCCGTACGATGAATATGCAATTGAGGAAGCAATCCGTGTCAGAGATGCACAGGGTGGGGAAGTAACTGTTGTATCGGTTGGATCTGAGGAAGCTGAAAAGCAGCTCAGAACTGCTCTAGCGATGGGTGCGGATAAAGCGGTCCTTATCAATACCGAGGATGATGTTGAAAATGGCGATCAGTTTACAACAGCAAAAATCCTCGCCGAATTTTTAAAAGACAAAGATGCTGACCTAATCCTTGGCGGCAATGTCGCAATTGACGGAGGATCAGGACAGGTTGGGCCTCGTGTAGCCGAATTGCTCGATATTCCATACGTCACAACGATCACTAAACTCGAAATCAACGGCGGCACTGTCACTGTAACCCGTGATGTTGAAGGTGACTCCGAGGTTGTCGAAACGTCATTGCCACTGCTTGTAACTGCTCAGCAAGGGCTCAACGACCCTCGCTATCCTTCGCTTCCGGGAATTATGAAGGCGAAAAAGAAACCGCTTGAAGAATTGGAATTAGATGATCTTGACCTAGAAGAGGACGATGTCGAGGCGAAGACAAAGACGATTGAAATTTATCTGCCGCCTAAGAAAGAGGCAGGGCGCGTCCTTCAAGGTGAGCTTGCTGACCAGGTGAAAGAACTAGTCCAGCTTTTGCATAGCGAAGCAAAAGTAGTTTAA